The following proteins come from a genomic window of Ferroacidibacillus organovorans:
- a CDS encoding RrF2 family transcriptional regulator, whose product MKISTKGRYGLLLMVDLAVSGVSGPVSLKSVAERKGLSDHYLEQLIAPLRNAGMVKSVRGAYGGYTLARSPEAITAGDVLHVLEGPIAIVDETGDGLEAFWLSLQDKIDEVLRTTTIADLVELYGKDSKNGYMFYI is encoded by the coding sequence GTGAAGATCTCGACAAAAGGTCGCTATGGCCTGCTACTCATGGTAGACCTTGCGGTGTCAGGCGTTTCTGGTCCGGTGTCATTGAAGTCGGTTGCAGAGCGCAAAGGTCTATCCGACCATTACCTCGAACAATTAATTGCGCCGCTGCGAAATGCGGGAATGGTAAAAAGTGTACGCGGTGCGTATGGCGGTTACACCCTCGCACGTTCTCCTGAAGCGATCACTGCGGGAGACGTGCTTCACGTATTGGAAGGTCCGATCGCGATCGTTGATGAAACGGGAGACGGGCTGGAGGCGTTCTGGCTTTCTTTGCAAGATAAAATTGACGAGGTATTGCGTACGACGACGATTGCGGACCTTGTTGAATTGTATGGTAAAGACAGTAAGAATGGCTATATGTTTTATATTTGA
- a CDS encoding replication-associated recombination protein A → MDESIPLAERMRPRSLEEFYGQQHLLRPGTLIHRAMQTGFLRSVILWGPPGVGKTTLAKLMANRADARLIELSAVSSGTRELREVFVQADEERRLYGIQTLVFIDEIHRYTKTQQDALLPAVERGIIHLIGSTTQNPRMALTPALLSRLQIVQLRPLTEDDLRMAVLRALTDEARGLGGRGVVLEDDARDLLLAFSGGDVRRALTTLEWAVYQTEECAGVVRVKRSTVQRILEEARGTVDESTLYDMLSAFGKSLRGSDSDAAVYWFMRMVDAGVDPRIPVRRMIVHASEDVGMANPQALLQALAAWQALDVVGMPEARIPIAQAIVFICESPKSNSIVVALGKVEEAIRAHPHAAVPLHLRDKSYPREDDGKTPYRYPHDYPHHHVKQDYLPAPLEREIFYAPSTEGLEQRVRPRKYERPTDGKEENPR, encoded by the coding sequence ATGGACGAATCGATTCCACTGGCGGAGCGCATGCGTCCGCGTTCGCTTGAGGAGTTTTACGGACAACAACATCTTTTGCGGCCGGGGACGCTGATTCATCGCGCGATGCAGACGGGGTTTTTGCGCTCAGTCATTCTTTGGGGACCGCCGGGGGTCGGCAAGACAACGCTTGCGAAACTGATGGCCAATCGGGCGGATGCGCGATTGATCGAACTCTCAGCGGTTTCGTCTGGCACGCGGGAGTTGCGTGAGGTGTTTGTGCAGGCGGATGAAGAGCGCCGTCTCTACGGCATTCAGACGCTCGTTTTTATCGATGAGATACACCGTTATACGAAAACGCAGCAGGACGCGTTGCTGCCGGCTGTGGAGCGCGGGATCATCCATTTGATCGGAAGTACGACGCAAAACCCGCGCATGGCGCTGACGCCGGCACTTTTGAGTCGACTGCAGATTGTGCAGTTGCGTCCGCTTACGGAGGATGACCTGCGCATGGCCGTTCTGCGGGCGCTCACCGATGAGGCGCGGGGTCTCGGCGGACGCGGGGTGGTGCTTGAGGATGACGCGCGGGATTTGCTCCTCGCGTTTAGCGGTGGTGACGTAAGGCGCGCCTTGACGACGCTTGAGTGGGCGGTGTATCAAACGGAGGAGTGCGCGGGTGTTGTGCGGGTGAAACGTTCAACCGTGCAGAGGATCCTTGAAGAGGCGCGCGGGACGGTGGATGAATCGACGCTCTATGACATGTTGAGTGCGTTTGGCAAATCGCTGCGCGGAAGTGACAGCGACGCTGCGGTGTACTGGTTTATGCGGATGGTGGATGCGGGGGTCGATCCGCGCATCCCGGTTCGGCGAATGATCGTGCATGCGAGCGAGGACGTTGGGATGGCCAACCCACAGGCGCTTCTTCAAGCGCTGGCGGCGTGGCAGGCGCTTGATGTGGTGGGGATGCCTGAGGCGCGGATTCCGATTGCACAGGCGATCGTTTTTATTTGTGAGTCACCCAAATCAAACAGCATCGTCGTGGCGCTTGGCAAGGTTGAGGAGGCGATTCGGGCACATCCACATGCGGCGGTACCACTCCACTTGCGTGATAAGAGCTATCCGCGCGAGGATGATGGGAAAACGCCGTATCGCTACCCTCACGATTACCCGCACCATCACGTTAAACAGGACTATCTTCCGGCGCCGCTTGAACGCGAAATTTTTTATGCGCCAAGTACGGAAGGGTTGGAACAGCGAGTACGTCCGCGTAAATATGAAAGGCCCACAGACGGAAAAGAGGAAAATCCTCGCTGA
- the ltaE gene encoding low-specificity L-threonine aldolase: MIDLRSDTVTRPSAAMRHAMAQAEVGDDVYREDPTVLKLEETAAEMLGKEAALFVTSGTQGNQIAVLTHARPGDEVILEAESHIFYYEVGAMAALAGVQARTLPGVRGQIPLSQLKKAIRGVNIHYPETKLICLENTHNRAGGAILPLSYMKEVYELAKAHQVPVHLDGARLFNAAVASGVAVCDFAAAVDTVQVCLSKGLGAPIGSILAGPRDWIERARKWRKALGGGMRQAGVIAAPGLLALNTMVERLADDHRRAKRLAEGLAQIPGISIRPEDVETNIVIADIAGLSVGMADFLHRLANEGVLATDFSETTVRFVTHVDVDDVAIEATLRAVSRCVSA, translated from the coding sequence ATGATCGATTTGCGAAGCGATACGGTGACGCGTCCGTCGGCTGCCATGCGTCACGCAATGGCGCAGGCGGAAGTGGGTGATGATGTTTACCGCGAAGATCCTACCGTGTTGAAACTCGAAGAGACGGCGGCTGAAATGCTCGGAAAAGAAGCGGCGCTCTTTGTGACAAGCGGCACGCAGGGCAATCAGATCGCAGTGCTCACGCACGCGCGTCCGGGCGATGAAGTGATCCTTGAGGCAGAGTCGCATATCTTTTATTACGAAGTCGGCGCGATGGCTGCGCTTGCGGGTGTTCAGGCCCGGACACTCCCAGGGGTGCGCGGGCAGATTCCGCTTTCACAACTCAAGAAGGCGATTCGCGGTGTCAACATTCACTACCCAGAGACCAAATTGATTTGTCTTGAAAACACACACAATCGTGCAGGTGGCGCGATTCTCCCGCTCTCTTATATGAAGGAAGTATACGAGTTGGCAAAGGCGCATCAGGTGCCTGTGCACCTTGATGGGGCGCGCCTTTTTAACGCAGCGGTCGCATCCGGCGTCGCGGTGTGCGATTTCGCCGCCGCCGTCGACACGGTACAGGTTTGCCTGTCAAAAGGGCTCGGCGCGCCGATTGGATCCATTCTTGCAGGTCCGCGCGACTGGATCGAACGTGCGCGCAAGTGGCGCAAAGCGCTGGGTGGCGGCATGCGGCAAGCGGGTGTGATTGCGGCGCCAGGACTTTTGGCGCTAAACACGATGGTCGAGCGTTTGGCGGATGATCATAGACGGGCGAAACGGCTAGCCGAAGGGCTTGCGCAGATTCCTGGGATTTCTATTCGTCCCGAGGATGTCGAGACGAATATCGTCATTGCAGACATTGCAGGGCTGTCGGTGGGCATGGCAGATTTCTTGCATCGACTTGCGAATGAGGGCGTATTGGCGACAGACTTTAGCGAGACGACGGTGCGTTTTGTCACCCATGTGGACGTGGACGACGTAGCAATTGAAGCGACGCTTCGCGCAGTCTCTCGCTGTGTGAGTGCGTAA
- the aspS gene encoding aspartate--tRNA ligase, with protein MKSVAREGLREVTEMRTHDAGMLRREHAGSEVRLAGFVQRRRDLGGVIFIDLRDRSGIAQLVFRQDISAPSLELADRLRSEYVVCVTGRVVVREAHAINPKIATGEIEVEVTALEILNAAKTPPFLLEDGIDVDEMVRLRYRYLDLRRPEMQRTFRLRHQVMQLVRQFLDARQFIEVETPMLTRSTPEGARDYLVPSRVHPGEFYALPQSPQLFKQLLMVGGFERYFQIVRCFRDEDLRADRQPEFTQIDIETSFLTQAELMSMMESMVAHMVQETLGVTVSLPFQRIPYQEAMARFGSDKPDLRFGMELCDVAPVVKNASFKVFADVLAKGGEVKALVAPGCGSFSRKEIDDLGKFAARYRAKGLAWMVVEETGVRSAIAKFFTEEELSAIVAHTGAKVGDLILFIADQKKVVADALGALRSHLGKQLGLIDESVLAFAWITDFPLVSYDEEASRFVAEHHPFTMPRVEDVPLLDTDPGRVRAQAYDMVLNGYEIGGGSMRIYQRDVQEKMFQTLGFTMEDARSQFGFLLDAFEYGTPPHGGIAFGLDRIIMILAGQSSLRDVIAFPKTASGTDVMVMAPSPVEKKQLETLHLELALETEAAQK; from the coding sequence ATGAAGAGTGTTGCGCGAGAAGGACTGCGAGAAGTGACGGAGATGAGGACACATGACGCTGGGATGTTGCGGCGTGAGCATGCGGGTAGTGAAGTGCGGCTGGCCGGTTTTGTCCAGCGTCGGCGGGATTTGGGCGGTGTCATCTTTATCGACCTGCGGGATCGATCGGGCATCGCGCAATTGGTGTTTCGCCAGGATATCAGTGCGCCGTCGCTAGAACTTGCCGACCGTTTGCGCAGCGAGTATGTGGTGTGCGTGACAGGGCGCGTCGTCGTGCGCGAGGCACACGCGATCAATCCGAAAATCGCGACAGGCGAGATTGAAGTGGAGGTCACCGCGCTTGAGATTCTGAATGCGGCAAAGACGCCGCCGTTTCTACTGGAAGACGGGATTGATGTCGATGAAATGGTGCGCTTGCGCTACCGTTATCTCGACTTGCGCCGGCCGGAAATGCAGCGCACGTTTCGCCTTCGCCATCAGGTGATGCAACTCGTGCGGCAATTCCTCGATGCGCGTCAATTTATCGAAGTCGAGACGCCAATGCTCACGCGCAGCACGCCAGAAGGCGCGCGCGATTACCTCGTGCCGTCGCGCGTTCATCCTGGTGAGTTTTATGCATTGCCACAGTCGCCGCAACTTTTTAAGCAACTGCTGATGGTCGGTGGATTTGAACGCTATTTTCAGATCGTGCGCTGTTTTCGCGATGAAGACTTGCGCGCTGATCGCCAACCGGAGTTTACACAAATCGACATTGAAACGTCCTTTTTAACACAGGCAGAGCTGATGTCCATGATGGAGAGCATGGTTGCGCACATGGTGCAAGAAACGCTTGGCGTGACGGTTTCGCTTCCTTTTCAGAGGATCCCTTACCAAGAGGCAATGGCGCGCTTTGGTTCGGACAAACCGGACTTGCGCTTTGGCATGGAACTATGTGATGTCGCGCCGGTTGTAAAAAATGCGTCTTTCAAGGTGTTTGCAGACGTTCTCGCAAAAGGCGGCGAGGTCAAGGCGCTCGTCGCGCCGGGATGTGGGTCGTTTAGCCGAAAAGAGATTGATGATCTCGGGAAGTTTGCCGCGCGCTATCGAGCGAAGGGACTGGCGTGGATGGTCGTTGAAGAAACGGGTGTGCGCTCGGCCATCGCGAAGTTTTTTACGGAGGAAGAACTGTCGGCAATCGTCGCGCATACCGGGGCAAAGGTCGGGGATTTGATCCTATTTATCGCGGATCAAAAGAAAGTGGTGGCAGACGCGCTCGGGGCCCTGCGCTCGCATCTCGGGAAGCAGCTTGGACTCATCGACGAATCTGTTCTCGCGTTTGCCTGGATCACTGATTTCCCGCTTGTGTCGTATGACGAAGAGGCGAGTCGTTTTGTGGCGGAGCACCATCCCTTTACGATGCCGCGTGTGGAAGATGTGCCCCTACTTGATACAGATCCTGGGCGCGTGCGTGCGCAGGCGTATGACATGGTCTTGAACGGATATGAAATCGGCGGCGGGTCGATGCGCATCTATCAGCGGGATGTGCAGGAGAAGATGTTTCAAACGCTTGGATTTACGATGGAAGACGCGCGCAGTCAGTTTGGTTTTTTGCTTGACGCATTTGAGTACGGAACGCCGCCGCACGGCGGGATCGCATTTGGACTTGATCGGATCATCATGATTTTGGCCGGACAATCATCGCTGCGGGATGTGATTGCGTTTCCGAAGACGGCGTCGGGCACGGACGTCATGGTGATGGCACCGTCTCCAGTTGAAAAAAAGCAGTTGGAGACGCTTCATCTCGAACTTGCGCTTGAAACGGAGGCTGCACAGAAATGA
- the hisS gene encoding histidine--tRNA ligase, whose protein sequence is MAGFARPRGTYDIKPSETPTWRSVEDLARRLFFHYHFEEMRTPIFEHTDVFERGVGDTSDIVQKEMYTFVTRGEKSVTLRPEGTAGVVRAFVENKLYGGPLPAKLWYFGPMFRYEAPQAGRNRQFHQYGVEVIGSSDPRVDAEVIELGARFLLEAGVADARLELNSVGCPVCRAAHRAALIAHLTPIRGSLCTDCQGRFEKNPLRILDCKKDRDRPEVKNSPRITAYLCENCQTQYSAVKHYLDVLGVSYVEDPTLVRGLDYYTQTTFEFVDDRIGAKSTLLAGGRYNGLVEQLGGPDMPGIGFAGGVERLLLAQQQGDADDSPKIDVYIVTFGSDQAHFDASVRILSRLRQAGVAADLDYAARGVKAQMKTADRLGARMALLLGEEEIAKRAVTIRDLSTKEQQMVSEDAFVEAVLAQLKR, encoded by the coding sequence ATGGCGGGATTTGCACGACCGCGCGGGACGTATGACATTAAACCGAGTGAGACGCCGACGTGGCGATCTGTGGAGGATTTGGCCCGCCGACTCTTTTTTCACTATCACTTTGAAGAGATGCGCACACCCATTTTTGAGCACACCGATGTTTTTGAACGCGGTGTCGGCGATACGAGCGATATTGTTCAAAAAGAGATGTATACGTTTGTCACGCGCGGTGAAAAGTCGGTCACGCTGCGCCCCGAAGGAACGGCTGGCGTCGTGCGCGCGTTTGTCGAGAACAAGCTGTATGGCGGACCGCTCCCGGCGAAGCTGTGGTACTTTGGTCCGATGTTTCGCTATGAAGCGCCACAGGCCGGGCGCAATCGCCAGTTTCATCAGTATGGCGTCGAGGTCATCGGTTCCTCCGACCCGCGCGTCGATGCAGAAGTGATTGAGCTTGGTGCGCGCTTTCTTTTGGAGGCGGGGGTTGCTGACGCGCGGCTTGAACTGAACTCGGTGGGCTGTCCGGTTTGTCGCGCGGCGCACCGTGCAGCGCTTATCGCACACCTGACACCGATTCGCGGCTCACTTTGCACAGACTGCCAAGGGCGGTTTGAAAAGAATCCACTGCGCATTCTTGACTGCAAAAAAGACCGCGATCGCCCGGAAGTAAAAAACAGTCCGCGCATTACAGCGTATCTTTGTGAGAATTGCCAGACGCAGTACAGTGCAGTAAAGCATTATCTTGACGTGCTTGGCGTGAGCTACGTGGAAGACCCCACACTTGTGCGCGGGCTCGACTATTATACGCAGACGACATTTGAGTTTGTCGATGATCGCATCGGCGCAAAGAGCACGCTGCTCGCCGGAGGTCGTTATAACGGGCTTGTTGAACAGTTGGGTGGTCCGGACATGCCGGGGATTGGATTTGCCGGTGGCGTTGAACGATTGTTACTTGCGCAGCAACAGGGGGATGCAGACGATTCTCCAAAGATCGATGTGTACATTGTGACATTCGGGAGTGATCAAGCCCATTTTGACGCGTCCGTGCGCATCCTTTCACGACTGCGTCAGGCGGGCGTTGCGGCCGATCTTGATTATGCGGCGCGCGGTGTCAAGGCGCAGATGAAAACGGCCGATCGACTCGGTGCACGCATGGCGCTTTTGCTCGGCGAAGAGGAAATCGCCAAACGAGCTGTAACGATCCGCGATTTGAGCACAAAAGAGCAACAAATGGTGAGTGAGGACGCTTTTGTTGAGGCGGTTCTCGCGCAACTAAAACGGTGA